Proteins from a genomic interval of Aquabacterium sp. J223:
- a CDS encoding site-specific DNA-methyltransferase — translation MFPEDFVAKQLLAYTERGDTVFDPFCGRGTTVFESLLNGRRAIGVDINPVAACIAGAKADSPQLKSVQTRLKELKEAQTHSQPVDVPAGEFFTACFHEKTLQQLLFLRRELNWKDSRVDRFIAAVLLGALHGESHKTANCLSNRMPRTISTKPDYSVRWWNAKGLTAPQRDAFDVAGDLAAYRLAAERPGLRGEVKLRDAREARRAFPSLKNQVKLIVTSPPYLDTTDYSEDQWLRLWFLGGAERPLINKNRDDRHTSAELYWQFLAEAWAGCARLVMNGTIIVIRIGGARLTKEDLFKGLQSSLSAGFDGMKIKPLHSGETTKIKNRQTNAFRPGTTPERYEHDFAFGLN, via the coding sequence ATGTTTCCCGAGGACTTCGTTGCGAAGCAGTTGCTTGCATACACGGAACGAGGGGACACGGTCTTCGATCCATTCTGTGGCCGAGGCACTACCGTGTTTGAAAGTCTGCTGAACGGCCGGCGCGCGATCGGTGTGGACATCAACCCAGTGGCCGCTTGTATCGCGGGGGCGAAGGCCGATTCTCCGCAACTCAAATCGGTCCAGACAAGGCTGAAGGAACTGAAAGAGGCCCAAACTCATTCACAGCCCGTCGACGTTCCCGCCGGCGAGTTCTTCACAGCTTGCTTTCACGAGAAGACACTGCAGCAACTCCTCTTCCTGCGCCGCGAGCTAAATTGGAAAGACTCCCGCGTTGACCGCTTTATCGCGGCAGTGCTGTTAGGTGCGTTGCATGGTGAGTCGCACAAGACGGCGAACTGCCTGAGCAACCGCATGCCACGCACGATCAGCACGAAGCCGGATTACTCCGTTCGGTGGTGGAATGCGAAGGGGCTGACCGCGCCTCAGCGTGATGCGTTTGATGTCGCGGGAGACCTTGCCGCTTATCGCTTGGCGGCTGAGCGTCCAGGCCTGCGAGGCGAAGTCAAGCTCCGCGACGCCAGAGAAGCCAGGCGAGCGTTCCCGAGCCTTAAGAACCAGGTCAAGCTCATAGTGACTTCGCCGCCGTACCTAGATACGACGGACTACAGCGAAGATCAATGGCTTCGACTTTGGTTTCTCGGAGGTGCTGAGCGTCCGTTGATCAACAAGAACCGGGACGACAGACACACCAGCGCAGAACTGTATTGGCAGTTCCTTGCCGAGGCTTGGGCGGGTTGCGCGAGACTCGTCATGAACGGCACCATCATCGTCATTCGCATCGGCGGTGCCAGGCTGACCAAAGAGGATCTGTTCAAAGGGCTGCAGAGCTCACTGTCTGCAGGATTTGATGGCATGAAGATCAAGCCGCTTCATAGTGGCGAAACCACCAAGATCAAGAACCGGCAAACCAACGCGTTCCGTCCAGGAACAACTCCCGAGCGTTATGAGCACGACTTCGCCTTCGGCCTTAACTAG